The following coding sequences are from one Solea solea chromosome 11, fSolSol10.1, whole genome shotgun sequence window:
- the rtel1 gene encoding regulator of telomere elongation helicase 1: MTDLSLHGVTVKFPFPPYDCQKVYMSKVIECLTKEINGVLESPTGTGKTLCLLCATLAWREHFKDTISAQKIKERMGGAGTSAGAGAGEMFQNTPLSSWGSTAADGPTTTSYTDVPKIIYASRTHSQLAQVINELKNTSYSPKVCVLGSREQLCINQEVMRQESHHIKVHMCRGKVSTRSCVYYNNVDEKSTDRDLVNSILDVEDLVKFGNKQRVCPYYLSRSLKQQAEIIFMPYNYLLDPKSRRAHNIELNRAVVIFDEAHNVEKTCEESTSFDLTPYDVASAISAVDRLLVEQAKEVSHGSTFTEDFNVESLNSGLKVDITTIAKIKQILLDLEAAIDSYEVPSDKGITKPGIFIYELLKRAHLTYDSKTAVYEALEQISGHLAGQTGVFLNTNGLQKLSDIIQLVFCGEQSDKDRDLQMQTNTAHFKVHIHKDNSFNRKKQNTDVWASTASKKQGNILSYWCFSPGFSMQELVNQGVRSIILTSGTLSPLSSFTSEMRIEFPVCLENSHVIERDQIFVSVIDRGPDGVQLSSAFDRRFIPENMASLGNTVANLSRVVPHGLLVFFPSFPLMEKTLEFWRENGQADRIENIKPMFVEPKGKGTFNETIDGYYNKVNDPASKGGSFFAVCRGKASEGLDFADTFGRGVIVTGLPFPPKMDPRVMLKMKFLDELSCKKTPGVKYLSGNEWYKQQAYRAVNQAIGRVIRHKEDFGAIFLCDHRFKGSDARAQLPSWVRPYVRLYDGFGNVVRDASQFFRVAQKLRPVVEKKKSAAGSCGAVCQPDTQSSGLTSSLLSSQSSHTQKAKMLDSHLPSLKRRRLNEQSGASGMARICIEYESGVQDSPRRPVNLLDALERGNSCSDAAVGKDTASHLSTRLIQFDKRMDDEMRGGKRKIKLVHEQKPSVLEDVSAEGKASRAKIFLADMKKSLSQVNFERIVQALQTYKKTDDLEALLTDTAVLAEDTNTHSLLRGFYQFVRPHHKKKFDERCVELTGQGCGYKPDHSLSKDDKKTMIPHSDKQPAVALSSSSGMSTCSQLSTEQLNKGGQHLSQKGLKEPPTGCAPKKEVHSAFLADVKKALGAQKSAQLFQAIHSYKQNDDYEKLVTTVVSLFTERNEDFSLLLRFGVFIRPHHKKQYKEMLDALIGQSC; the protein is encoded by the exons ATGACGGACCTGAGTCTTCATGGAGTCACCGTGAAATTCCCTTTTCCTCCGTATGACTGTCAGAAAGTCTACATGAGCAAAGTGATTGAATGTCTTACGAAG GAAATAAATGGGGTTCTGGAGAGTCCCACGGGGACTGGTAAAACCCTGTGCCTGCTGTGTGCCACATTAGCCTGGAGGGAGCACTTCAAGGACACTATCTCTGCCCAAAAGATAAAAGAGAGGATGGGTGGTGCTGGTACtagtgctggtgctggtgctggtgagATGTTCCAGAACACACCTCTGTCATCGTGGGGATCAACTGCTGCAGACGGTCCCACAACAA CCAGTTACACTGATGTCCCCAAGATCATATATGCATCCAGGACTCACTCGCAGCTCGCACAGGTTATCAATGAGTTGAAGAACACGTCTTACAG cCCTAAAGTCTGTGTCCTGGGGTCAAGAGAGCAGCTGTGTATCAACCAGGAAGTGATGCGTCAAGAGAGCCACCACATCAAA GTCCATATGTGCAGAGGAAAAGTCTCCACAAGGTCATGCGTCTACTACAACAATGTTGACG AGAAAAGCACCGACAGAGACTTGGTGAACTCTATCCTTGACGTGGAAGACTTGGTCAAATTTGGCAACAAACAAAG AGTCTGTCCATACTACCTCTCGCGTTCCTTGAAGCAGCAGGCAGAAATCATTTTTATGCCGTACAACTACCTGCTGGATCCAAAG AGCCGCAGGGCCCACAATATCGAACTGAATAGAGCTGTTGTCATTTTTGATGAAGCTCATAATGTG GAAAAGACCTGTGAAGAGTCGACATCTTTTGACCTGACTCCCTATGATGTAGCCTCCGCCATTAGTGCCGTGGACAGGCTGCTGGTGGAGCAGGCTAAAGAGGTCAGCCATGGAAGCACTTTCACTGAAGACTTCAATGTAGAATCCCTCAACTCAG gtTTAAAAGTAGATATAACCACGATTGCTAAAATCAAGC AGATTCTGCTGGACCTGGAAGCTGCTATTGATTCTTATGAGGTTCCAAGTGACAAAGGCATCACAAAACCAGGAAT cttCATCTATGAGCTGTTGAAGAGAGCTCACCTCACCTACGACAGCAAGACGGCCGTCTACGAAGCTCTGGAGCAGATCAGTGGACACTTAGCAGGAC AGACGGGAGTATTCCTGAACACAAATGGACTGCAGAAGCTGTCTGATATCATACAG CTGGTGTTTTGTGGTGAACAGTCGGATAAGGACAGAGACCTACAGATGCAGACcaacacagctcattttaag GTTCATATCCACAAAGACAACAGCTTTAACAGGAAGAAGCAGAACACGGATGTGTGGGCTTCTACCGCATCAAAGAAACAAG GCAACATTCTGAGTTACTGGTGCTTCTCTCCTGGCTTCAGCATGCAAGAACTGGTAAATCAAGGTGTTCGCAGCATCATTCTGACCAGTGGgaccctctctcctctgtcctccttcaCCTCTGAGATGAGGat aGAATTCCCAGTGTGTCTGGAAAACAGCCACGTGATTGAACGGGATCAGATCTTTGTCAGCGTCATCGACCGAGGCCCAGATGGCGTCCAGTTAAGTTCAGCATTTGATAGAAG GTTTATTCCTGAAAACATGGCGTCTTTAGGCAACACTGTTG CCAACCTGAGTCGTGTGGTTCCTCATGGTCTCTTAgtgttttttccttcttttcctttaaTGGAGAAAACCCTGGAGTTCTGGAGA GAAAACGGACAGGCAGATCGTATTGAAAACATAAAGCCTATGTTTGTTGAACCAAAAGGAAAAGGCACTTTTAATGAG ACTATTGATGGTTATTACAACAAAGTTAATGATCCAGCATCCAAAGGGGGAAGCTTCTTTGCTGTGTGTCGAGGAAAG GCTAGTGAGGGTCTGGATTTTGCAGACACCTTCGGCCGCGGCGTCATCGTCACCGGTCTTCCCTTCCCTCCGAAGATGGACCCTCGCGTCATGCTGAAGATGAAGTTCTTGGACGAGTTGAGCTGCAAAAAAACTCCAGGAGTTAAGTACCTGTCTGGGAATGAGTGGTACAAACAGCAGGCTTACAGAGCTGTGAACCAGGCCATCGGCAGGGTCATTCGACATAAGGAGGATTTTGGAGCCATCTTCTTGTGTGATCACAG GTTTAAGGGCAGTGACGCCCGGGCTCAGCTTCCATCGTGGGTTCGACCTTACGTTCGCCTCTATGACGGCTTTGGGAATGTGGTCCGTGACGCTTCTCAGTTCTTCAGGGTTGCACAGAAACTG AGACCTGTGgtagagaagaagaagtctGCTGCAGGGAGCTGTGGAGCAGTCTGTCAACCAGACACTCAGTCCTCTGGCCTCACTTCCTCCCTTCTGTCATCCCAAAGCTCCCACACCCAGAAGGCAAAGATGTTGGACTCCCACCTTCCCAgcctgaagaggaggaggctca ATGAACAGAGCGGAGCCAGTGGGATGGCCAGGATCTGTATTGAGTATGAGAGTGGTGTGCAGGATAGTCCGAGGAGGCCGGTGAACCTGCTGGATGCTCTGGAACGAGGCAACAGCTGCAGTGATGCTGCTGTGGGGAAGGACACG GCGAGCCATCTGTCCACGCGTTTGATTCAGTTTGACAAGAGGATGGATGATGAAATGCGGGGAGGAAAACGGAAAATCAAATTAGTCCATGAGCAG AAACCCAGCGTGTTGGAGGATGTGTCTGCTGAAGGTAAAGCCAGCAGGGCAAAGATCTTCCTGGCAGACATGAAGAAATCGCTGAGCCAAGTCAACTTTGAACGCATAGTGCAGGCTCTGCAGACCTACAAGAAGACTGACGACCTGGAGGCCCTGCTCACTGACACAGCTGTTTTAGCTGAGGAtaccaacacacacagtctgctccGCG GCTTCTACCAGTTTGTTCGTCCACATCACAAGAAGAAGTTTGACGAGCGATGTGTGGAACTGACCGGTCAGGGCTGTGGATACAAACCTGACCACTCGCTATCCAAGGATGACAAGAAAACAATGATCCCGCACAGTG acaaacagcCTGCTGTGGCTCTGAGCTCCTCCAGTGGGATGTCAACCTGCAGTCAGCTCAGCACAGAACAGCTCAACAAAGGGGGACAACACCTCAGCCAGAAGGGATTAAAAGAACCTCCGACTG GTTGTGCTCCAAAGAAAGAGGTCCACTCTGCTTTTCTGGCTGATGTGAAAAAAGCTCTGGGAGCCCAAAAGTCAGCTCAGCTCTTTCAGGCGATTCACAGCTACAAGCAGAATGACGACTACGAGAAGCTGGTGACCACGGTTGTGAGCTTGTTCACAGAGAGAAACGAGGACTTCAGCCTTCTACTCA GATTTGGCGTGTTCATTCGTCCTCATCATAAGAAGCAGTACAAAGAGATGTTGGatgctctgattggtcagagctGCTGA